In Lachnospiraceae bacterium, one DNA window encodes the following:
- a CDS encoding CBS domain-containing protein codes for MNILFFLTPKSEVAYISEEDTLRQALEKMEHHKYSAIPIISRTGRYIGTLTEGDLLWGIKNQYHLDLKGAEKIPITAIKRRLDNRPVKADADMEDLIGKALNQNFVPVLDDQKCFIGIITRKDIIQYFYKKSQQPEEKWPKRQKTELSEAVVG; via the coding sequence ATGAACATTTTATTTTTCCTGACTCCTAAAAGCGAAGTAGCTTATATTAGTGAGGAAGACACCTTAAGACAGGCTTTAGAGAAAATGGAACACCACAAATATTCTGCCATCCCCATTATCAGCAGGACAGGCCGCTATATCGGAACTCTGACAGAAGGAGATCTGCTCTGGGGTATTAAAAACCAGTACCATTTAGACTTAAAAGGAGCAGAAAAGATCCCTATTACAGCCATTAAGCGCAGACTGGATAACCGTCCGGTAAAAGCAGATGCAGATATGGAAGACCTGATCGGAAAGGCATTAAACCAGAATTTTGTGCCTGTATTAGATGACCAGAAATGTTTTATCGGTATTATTACCAGAAAAGACATTATCCAGTACTTTTATAAAAAAAGCCAGCAGCCTGAGGAAAAGTGGCCTAAACGCCAGAAGACAGAATTATCAGAAGCAGTTGTTGGATAA
- a CDS encoding MFS transporter, with product MNSLDKKLQMSGFIAFFLSGICSISSGIVVSLLQERYGFDYNVTGTLLSIMSIGNLMAGFATGVLPAKIGLKATIITLSAGYELGYLWLGISGWMSILVLSFLLIGFAKGSVINMCTILVSNHSKNRTKGMNIMHSCYALGALLCPFIIAGAGLIGPVIPMLSLSFLGLVMWIIFQLTPIEKKTAGKKEKTDWDFLKSKRFWLLTGLIFCQNAAEISVNGWLVTYFKGSGILSGTLSAYTVTVMWTATLIARLLIAFVFPLKNPYTAMIKMAVSCTLFYICLMMADNQTAAILLLFAFAFSMAGMNPTAVACAGKMTSVASIGVMLPAASFGGILMPWIIGIVSNVAGLKTGMAMNIISCVGMLIFCIAVKRLKDE from the coding sequence ATGAATTCTCTTGACAAAAAACTACAGATGTCAGGCTTCATTGCTTTTTTCCTAAGCGGCATCTGCTCCATCAGCAGCGGTATTGTAGTAAGCCTGCTGCAGGAACGTTATGGATTTGATTACAATGTAACCGGCACACTTTTGTCTATTATGAGTATTGGAAATCTGATGGCAGGTTTTGCCACCGGAGTCCTTCCTGCAAAGATCGGACTTAAAGCCACTATTATCACCTTAAGCGCAGGCTATGAACTGGGCTATCTGTGGTTAGGTATTTCCGGCTGGATGAGTATTCTGGTGCTTTCTTTTCTCCTGATCGGTTTTGCCAAAGGAAGTGTCATCAATATGTGTACCATCCTGGTAAGTAATCACTCAAAGAACCGCACCAAAGGCATGAATATCATGCATTCCTGCTACGCTCTGGGTGCTCTCCTCTGTCCTTTTATCATCGCAGGCGCAGGACTTATAGGCCCGGTCATTCCAATGCTTTCTTTAAGCTTTTTAGGACTTGTCATGTGGATCATTTTCCAACTGACACCTATTGAAAAGAAAACAGCCGGAAAAAAAGAAAAAACAGACTGGGATTTCTTAAAAAGCAAGCGTTTCTGGCTTCTTACAGGTCTTATCTTCTGCCAGAACGCAGCAGAGATCAGCGTAAATGGCTGGCTGGTAACTTACTTTAAGGGAAGCGGCATCCTTTCCGGTACCTTAAGCGCCTATACCGTTACCGTTATGTGGACTGCCACGCTGATCGCAAGGCTTCTTATTGCCTTTGTATTCCCCCTGAAAAATCCATATACAGCTATGATCAAAATGGCCGTCAGCTGTACTTTATTTTACATCTGCCTGATGATGGCTGATAATCAGACCGCTGCTATCCTCCTGCTTTTTGCCTTTGCATTTTCCATGGCTGGCATGAACCCCACAGCTGTTGCCTGTGCCGGAAAAATGACCAGCGTAGCCAGTATCGGCGTCATGCTCCCTGCCGCCAGCTTCGGCGGCATCCTGATGCCCTGGATCATCGGTATCGTATCCAACGTGGCTGGCCTGAAAACAGGCATGGCAATGAATATTATTTCCTGTGTGGGAATGCTGATATTCTGCATTGCAGTAAAAAGATTAAAAGATGAGTAA